A portion of the Oncorhynchus clarkii lewisi isolate Uvic-CL-2024 chromosome 27, UVic_Ocla_1.0, whole genome shotgun sequence genome contains these proteins:
- the LOC139385711 gene encoding uncharacterized protein produces MNFKFTYSEIEELGGNLPMKKRKSRFTFDEVHLLLTEVKRNRHILVSKFNQGASSDLRKRTWADIAIHINKISECQREVMEIVKKWADLKCDAKRRMVAMRGPNGVRISQNLSPVEKMVHEILSMSPPNKATMGSMNDETEENDFGDMSGMSTRSSGTSNGMAGLHHMAMPITSPHAMGSSMSPFSTPDKDIGMFSPMPFGRDPSQSFHDFSFMKPVDEDDSLGFEDLEEEPRHMGSFRPPAEPRRTYSRFAASSTAVSSSMATSSSSHPAHSSSFLPAPLSSSTSTGSVMGQGAIRKQLAHSASLSLKEQQATTALLGAVSGSLGALAQSVQQLVESQQEFVRDSLQMQRETVSVLRDFSTNALALLRDKVNGHPPP; encoded by the exons ATGAATTTTAAATTCACCTATAGCGAAATAGAGGAACTTGGGGGCAACTTGCCCATGAAGAAAAGGAAGTCACGCTTCACCTTCGATGAAGTCCATCTGCTGCTGACTGAAGTCAAAAGAAATAGGCACATCCTCGTAA GCAAGTTCAACCAAGGCGCCTCGTCAGACCTGAGGAAGCGAACATGGGCGGACATCGCGATTCACATCAACAAAATTAGCGAGTGCCAACGGGAGGTCATGGAGATCGTCAAGAAGTGGGCGGACCTAAAGTGCGATGCCAAGCGTAGGATGGTAGCCATGCGAGGGCCTAACGGTGTCCGTATCTCCCAGAACCTGTCGCCGGTGGAGAAAATGGTGCACGAGATACTATCCATGTCCCCTCCGAACAAGGCCACCATGGGCAGTATgaatgatgaaactgaggagaatGACTTTGGTGACATGTCAGGGATGTCGACTCGCTCCTCTGGCACCTCTAATGGTATGGCTGGCCTTCATCACATGGCTATGCCTATCACCAGCCCCCACGCGATGGGCTCGTCTATGTCTCCTTTCTCAACTCCGGATAAAGATATTGGCATGTTCTCTCCGATGCCATTTGGCC GGGATCCTTCTCAGTCATTTCATGATTTTTCATTCATGAAACCAGTCGATGAAG ACGACAGTCTGGGATTTGAGGACCTAGAAGAGGAGCCGCGGCACATGGGCTCCTTCCGCCCCCCTGCTGAGCCTCGTCGCACCTACTCCAGATTCGCTGCCTCTTCCACCGCTGTGTCTTCCTCCATGGCTACCTCCTCGTCCTCCCACCCAGCTCactcctcttcctttctccctgctcctctctcctcttccacctctacagggtcagtcatggggCAGGGGGCAATCCGGAAGCAGCTAGCCCACAGTGCCTCCCTCAGTCTCAAGGAGCAGCAGGCCACTACTGCCCTGCTAGGGGCCGTGTCGGGGTCTTTGGGGGCCCTGGCCCAGTCCGTGCAGCAGCTGGTGGAGTCGCAGCAGGAGTTTGTACGCGACTCCCTGCAGATGCAGCGAGAGACTGTGAGCGTCCTGCGAGACTTCTCCACCAATGCCCTGGCTCTCCTGCGGGACAAGGTCAACGGCCACCCACCGCCTTAA
- the LOC139385712 gene encoding ras-related protein Rab-1A-like — protein sequence MNPEYDYLFKLLLIGDSGVGKSCLLLRFADDTYTESYISTIGVDFKIRTIEMEQKTVKLQIWDTAGQERFRTITSSYYRGAHGIIIVYDVTDQESFNNVKQWLEEIDRYACENVSKLLVGNKCDLVSKKVVDFATGQEFASSLKITFLETSAKNADNVEKSFLTMASEIQKRVGSDGVQSEAAKVGNKINSAPLWPGGKEEASAEEGNSCC from the exons ATGAATCCTGAATA CGACTACCTGTTCAAGCTGCTTCTTATAGGAGACTCTGGTGTCGGCAAGTCTTGCCTGCTCTTGCGGTTTGCG GATGACACCTACACAGAGAGCTACATCAGCACAATCGGGGTGGACTTTAAGATCAGAACCATTGAAATGGAACAGAAGACTGTCAAACTACAAATT TGGGACACAGCCGGACAAGAGAGGTTCCGGACCATCACATCCAGCTACTACAGAGGAGCACATGGGATCATCATTGTGTATGATGTCACTGATCAG GAGTCCTTTAACAACGTGAAGCAGTGGTTGGAGGAGATTGACCGCTATGCGTGTGAAAATGTCTCCAAGTTGCTTGTGGGAAACAAGTGTGACTTGGTCTCTAAAAAGGTGGTGGACTTTGCCACTGGTCAA GAATTTGCTTCATCCCTAAAGATTACATTCCTGGAGACCAGTGCGAAGAATGCTGATAATGTAGAGAAATCATTTTTAACCATGGCCTCTGAAATACAGAAGCGTGTTGGAAGTGATGGTGTTCAGAGTGAGGCTGCTAAAGTGGGCAACAAGATAAACAGTGCACCCCTTTGGCCTGGGGGGAAAGAGGAGGCTTCCGCAGAGGAGGGGAATTCTTGTTGCTAA